From a single Lolium rigidum isolate FL_2022 chromosome 7, APGP_CSIRO_Lrig_0.1, whole genome shotgun sequence genomic region:
- the LOC124676846 gene encoding uncharacterized protein LOC124676846 isoform X2, which produces MGNIVNTFMGFSRNNTAVVPFRRYSSLSNGTPSTPRLDKCTCDKGSSMTRETASAINTHANGYKSACKEVDNETIVLTTCSSSKSGCFTLPMAHTEPPGGDEANKGHGKPNETFHTDAVQHRSVSRPDSAGLICNRAADGMPHNLENGSAKKTRLTTMISADHFSRVSPKENYSTDSVVAEGVTKGPSRNTHKYKELRLRSVSPESGLFDHDAHEKLIDDDLNIGFESIPEASGNREMVPFEDRAVCGPLDVRGSESSPKASLKRRAKRKRPNCKASVKSIVPTGNVGTLASPDVKHPEMVRSPLTRSKAKALSVSTPECHRLRSTRMGHLVVPPSDSGSQNIICHVAKLPIIPFVEQSSEDEVLQATPLMIRTPLPHDGSISGVTNSELQRPQGCESERPAKRRRKSQCPTPYRGRLLQFDGNI; this is translated from the exons ATGGGAAATATTGTTAACACTTTTATGGGGTTCTCGCGCAATAATACTGCTGTTGTTCCCTTCCGGAGGTATTCTTCCTTGTCAAATGGTACACCAAGTACACCAAGATTAGACAAATGTACTTGTGATAAAGGTAGTTCAATGACAAGGGAAACTGCTTCTGCTATAAATACCCATGCTAATGGATACAAGTCTGCTTGTAAGGAGGTGGATAACGAGACAATTGTCTTGACTACATGCAGCTCGTCTAAATCAGGATGCTTCACTCTGCCTATGGCTCATACAGAACCACCTGGTGGTGATGAGGCTAACAAAGGCCATGGAAAACCAAATGAGACTTTCCACACAGATGCAGTACAACACAGGTCTGTTAGTCGTCCTGACAGTGCTGGTTTAATTTGCAATCGTGCTGCTGATGGTATGCCGCACAACTTGGAAAATGGAAGTGCTAAAAAAACGAGGTTAACGACTATGATTTCTGCAGACCACTTCAGTAGAGTATCACCTAAAGAGAATTATTCTACCGACTCTGTGGTAGCTGAGGGtgtgacgaagggtccttccaggAATACACACAAGTACAAAGAGTTGAGACTGCGCAGTGTTTCTCCTGAAAGTGGTTTGTTTGACCATGATGCTCATGAGAAATTGATAGACGATGACCTTAATATAGGTTTTGAAAGTATTCCTGAGGCTTCAGGGAACCGTGAGATGGTACCATTTGAAGATAGAGCAGTGTGTGGTCCTTTGGATGTGAGAGGTTCTGAAAGTAGCCCCAAGGCTTCATTGAAGAGGCGAGCAAAAAGGAAAAGACCTAATTGTAAAGCATCAGTTAAGAGCATAGTCCCAACTGGAAACGTTGGAACTTTAGCCTCTCCAGATGTGAAACATCCTGAAATG GTGCGATCTCCTCTTACTCGCAGCAAGGCTAAGGCGTTATCTGTTTCCACACCTGAATGTCACAGACTGAGAAGCACCAGAATGG GTCATCTAGTAGTTCCACCATCAGATTCAGGAAGCCAAAACATTATATGTCATGTG GCAAAACTACCAATCATCCCATTTGTGGAGCAAAGTTCTGAAGATGAAGTGTTGCAGGCTACTCCACTAATGATCAGAACTCCACTTCCGCAT GATGGTTCGATCAGCGGTGTAACCAACTCAGAGCTGCAACGGCCTCAAG GTTGTGAATCGGAGCGTCCTGCTAAGAGGAGGAGAAAGTCTCAGTGTCCAACCCCATACCGTGGAAGGTTGCTGCAGTTCGATGGAAATATATAA
- the LOC124676846 gene encoding uncharacterized protein LOC124676846 isoform X1, translating into MGNIVNTFMGFSRNNTAVVPFRRYSSLSNGTPSTPRLDKCTCDKGSSMTRETASAINTHANGYKSACKEVDNETIVLTTCSSSKSGCFTLPMAHTEPPGGDEANKGHGKPNETFHTDAVQHRSVSRPDSAGLICNRAADGMPHNLENGSAKKTRLTTMISADHFSRVSPKENYSTDSVVAEGVTKGPSRNTHKYKELRLRSVSPESGLFDHDAHEKLIDDDLNIGFESIPEASGNREMVPFEDRAVCGPLDVRGSESSPKASLKRRAKRKRPNCKASVKSIVPTGNVGTLASPDVKHPEMVRSPLTRSKAKALSVSTPECHRLRSTRMGHLVVPPSDSGSQNIICHVAKLPIIPFVEQSSEDEVLQATPLMIRTPLPHVRSSLTPSKAKVLSAPKTETLQVRSSRSGRLIVPRLDPATQSIIYNTDGSISGVTNSELQRPQGCESERPAKRRRKSQCPTPYRGRLLQFDGNI; encoded by the exons ATGGGAAATATTGTTAACACTTTTATGGGGTTCTCGCGCAATAATACTGCTGTTGTTCCCTTCCGGAGGTATTCTTCCTTGTCAAATGGTACACCAAGTACACCAAGATTAGACAAATGTACTTGTGATAAAGGTAGTTCAATGACAAGGGAAACTGCTTCTGCTATAAATACCCATGCTAATGGATACAAGTCTGCTTGTAAGGAGGTGGATAACGAGACAATTGTCTTGACTACATGCAGCTCGTCTAAATCAGGATGCTTCACTCTGCCTATGGCTCATACAGAACCACCTGGTGGTGATGAGGCTAACAAAGGCCATGGAAAACCAAATGAGACTTTCCACACAGATGCAGTACAACACAGGTCTGTTAGTCGTCCTGACAGTGCTGGTTTAATTTGCAATCGTGCTGCTGATGGTATGCCGCACAACTTGGAAAATGGAAGTGCTAAAAAAACGAGGTTAACGACTATGATTTCTGCAGACCACTTCAGTAGAGTATCACCTAAAGAGAATTATTCTACCGACTCTGTGGTAGCTGAGGGtgtgacgaagggtccttccaggAATACACACAAGTACAAAGAGTTGAGACTGCGCAGTGTTTCTCCTGAAAGTGGTTTGTTTGACCATGATGCTCATGAGAAATTGATAGACGATGACCTTAATATAGGTTTTGAAAGTATTCCTGAGGCTTCAGGGAACCGTGAGATGGTACCATTTGAAGATAGAGCAGTGTGTGGTCCTTTGGATGTGAGAGGTTCTGAAAGTAGCCCCAAGGCTTCATTGAAGAGGCGAGCAAAAAGGAAAAGACCTAATTGTAAAGCATCAGTTAAGAGCATAGTCCCAACTGGAAACGTTGGAACTTTAGCCTCTCCAGATGTGAAACATCCTGAAATG GTGCGATCTCCTCTTACTCGCAGCAAGGCTAAGGCGTTATCTGTTTCCACACCTGAATGTCACAGACTGAGAAGCACCAGAATGG GTCATCTAGTAGTTCCACCATCAGATTCAGGAAGCCAAAACATTATATGTCATGTG GCAAAACTACCAATCATCCCATTTGTGGAGCAAAGTTCTGAAGATGAAGTGTTGCAGGCTACTCCACTAATGATCAGAACTCCACTTCCGCAT GTGCGATCTTCACTTACTCCTAGTAAGGCTAAGGTGCTATCTGCTCCCAAAACTGAAACTCTTCAAGTCAGAAGCTCTAGATCAG GTCGACTGATAGTTCCACGTTTGGATCCAGCAACCCAAAGCATTATCTATAACACG GATGGTTCGATCAGCGGTGTAACCAACTCAGAGCTGCAACGGCCTCAAG GTTGTGAATCGGAGCGTCCTGCTAAGAGGAGGAGAAAGTCTCAGTGTCCAACCCCATACCGTGGAAGGTTGCTGCAGTTCGATGGAAATATATAA